In a genomic window of Salvelinus fontinalis isolate EN_2023a chromosome 7, ASM2944872v1, whole genome shotgun sequence:
- the cebp1 gene encoding CCAAT/enhancer binding protein (C/EBP) 1 — MSQCSVIQEYSPPVSATFTTFRQTPTHASTTVALNPDPSTPAPFTNEMTQMDGIPYSQSMGAQGLVRTGSNRMTEQMMGMSYLSYAPCHNTPSTENVGQQSHILQQDFSPFLLPLPPGPLRSPLQKRGLTKDTMEYRLRRERNNIAVRKSRDKARRRIQLTHQRALQLHEENHRLQILIGQLTHELDTLKHILSQRHLQPRGENAAREEGC; from the exons ATGTCTCAGTGTTCTGTGATTCAAGAGTATAGCCCTCCAGTTTCTGCCACATTCACAACCTTCAGGCAAACTCCCACCCACGCTTCTACAACCGTGGCCTTGAACCCTGACCCATCGACCCCGGCACCCTTTACCAATGAAATGACTCAGATGGACGGGATTCCATACAGCCAGTCGATGGGGGCTCAGGGATTGGTCAGGACGGGGAGTAACAGAATGACAGAGCAGATGATGGGAATGTCATACCTGTCCTAcgcaccttgtcacaacacacctTCCACGGAGAATGTTGGCCAACAGAGTCACATACTGCAACAG GATttttcccccttcctcctcccccttcctcccggCCCCCTGCGAAGCCCCCTGCAGAAGAGGGGCCTGACCAAGGACACCATGGAGTATCGACTGCGGCGGGAGAGGAACAATATTGCCGTGAGGAAGAGCCGAGACAAGGCCAGGCGGCGTATACAGCTCACCCACCAAAGGGCTCTGCAGCTCCATGAGGAGAACCACCGGCTGCAGATTCTCATAGGGCAACTCACACATGAATTGGACACTCTCAAACACATCTTGTCACAGCGTCACCTACAGCCCAGGGGTGAGAATGCAGCCAGGGAAGAGGGCTGTTGA